A stretch of DNA from Takifugu rubripes chromosome 15, fTakRub1.2, whole genome shotgun sequence:
CCTGGTGGATACGGCCCTGGGGTTGGTTATGGACCAGGAGCTGGATATGGACCAGGTTTAGGAATCAATATTAAGTTATATCCAGGATCATCTGCCgtctaaattaaaaaaaggataaatTGTAAACTtcattaattatttttattgcaGGATATGGCTCTGGATTGAAACCTGCTAAATATGGTATTAcattatgtctttttttattgaaGGATGGGAGtaaaaagcagatttattttaaGTAAATCTTCTTTTAGGCTACGGCTCAACAGGATCTGTTGGAGCAGCTGGAGTTGTACCTGGTAGAGGTGTGTAGCTGAATAAACTGTATTTCTACAACCACACACAGAATATTACGTTATGAGAATTTTAGTTCAAGCTGAGATTTAAACTGGGTCAGAAATCTAAATCATATTTATTGCGCCAACATTTTGATCCGTCCCTTTATTGACCCCTATTGGTGGAAATAGGAATTACAGCAACGGGGAGGTTCCCGGAATTACTTTGTCCTCTTACTCTTAGGAGCAGTtagcattttaaaatatatatggATTATAATAACGTATTTGCTGATGCAACTTATGTGAAATATTTATTTCCTGAATTTAACAAATTGTATCCATTCTGAACTCCAGACTCCTCTGGTGGTGTTGTACCTGGGGTTGTACCTGGTTCTGGGGGAACTGGCACTGGAGGAGCTAGCACTGGACCCGGTACTAGAACCAGCCCCGGTGGGGCAGGTACCAGCCCTGGCACGTCAGTGAACGGCACCGGCAGCAGAGGCACAACTGGACAAAGTGGTGAGCTtgtgttttaaaacattaaGAACGAATATTATGATGAATTGAAGTTTACATAAGTATCTGCAACTGCTGGATCGGGAGGACGAACTGCACCCACAGGAGGAACGCCATCTTCTGGATCAGATGGTCAGTCTACACTGTTGTCATACATGGGACAAAGAAACTTTATTCGATGTGAAAATTCCTTGAAAACTCTGGAGGCCGGGAACAGAAGGGAACTAaattagctaaaaaaaacatttttattgagCTTGTGCGTATTTAAATCCCAAGCATATATATGATATGTAGCATATCACATCACTTTCACCTGTTAATGTTGTGAATGCGGCTCTGTTTGCAGGTGACGGCAGCGTAATTGAGGGGTCCGGAAGTTCTGGAGGAGACGGTATGATTAACTCTTGACAATTTGACATGATGTATAAAATGTTGTAATGCAAAAATTGCTTTTGTGACCTTTTTATAAATAGGAGGCCTTGGTGTAACTGGCAGACCAGGGGGtgcaggaggtgatggagatggCTTGGGGGGGACAGGAATCCCCATCATTGCACTAAAACCAGGTagcagatgttttatttatgaatcTGTTAAAATACCGGCTCTCTTagtaaaatgtgtcttttcatttttaacttttgtCTCTCTTTATACACCAGGAGCTAATGGAACTGAAGTGCCAGGTCAGTTTTTAACCATGTTTGTCTGCAAACACCACATCTTCAAATTTAAATCACCTCTTAATGAGGACAAAGTGATGATTTCTGTTCATCCTCTCAAAATCCAAGACAGCTACTTGGTTGTTAGGCCGCATAATAgtaattttttaaaagtttgctGACATTTCTTAAAATTTCTCCTAATTTTGAAGGTGATGGTGGGACCTTACCTGGAGCTAGGCCTCTCAGACCCCCAGGTACACCAATACAAATGATAAATTAACAAGATTAACAACCAAACATTTGcaattgcttttaaaaaaaacacaccatctACTGACTTGTACCTAGGTGTCCCCAGAGGTGACACCCCAGGTGAAGGAGACGGGGATGGAGGtcctgatggagacagagatcGCACCGGATCCAGAGGAcctacaggagcagcagggggaACAGGTGGGACTCCTACAGCTGGAACTGGAGTTAGACCAGGTAATGCATATTTGAGACTAGGggacacacagaaaacaccatTGTTATCTCTGGACATTATCTGTTATGTTTGATTATGTTTGTTAATTAAACAGGAAGCGGCCCTGGCGGGTCCACCATTGGGGGTGTAGGTCCAGGTGGTGGAGTGGCTGTAGGAGGTAGTgggggaagaggtccagcactTGGGGCAGGAGGTTTGCCACTTGGAGCCGGTGGAGTAGGAGGCCTTAAACCTGGAAAAAGTCAGTTATGTGCACGTGTTTCTTTAGATTTTTTGTCCTAAGCCAACACAGTCATATTACAATGAtgttgtttgtatttattttagaCTATGGTGCTGGTGCATTTGGAATTTTACCAACTGGAGGTTTGCCATCATGATCATTATAATTTGATCTAAATCAAGTCAAATGAATCAAACATTCCTACACAGTTTCATCTGCATGTGTCTTTTCCCCCTTTAGGCATACGTTACCCCACCGGGGCTGGAGTGGGTCCAGGAGCACTAAAACCGGGCAAAGGTTCAAAAAAACTTCCATTAGCATTCTTAAGTCTCTTCTACATTTTTCCAAATTTGTACATTCTTTCAACAGTTTATGGGGCCCTTGGTGCATTAGGCCAAGGTAGAGTTGGACCTGGCACTTACGGAACTGGTCCTGGCGGCTATGGTACTGGACCAGGAGGCTACGGAGGCAGAGGTGTTGGTCCTGGAGGTGCCCTTGGAATTGGGGGTGTTGGTCCAGGAGGTGTAGGAGGTGGTCTAGGAGGACTTGGTAGAGGCCCTGGAGGATACGGTGTTGGGGTGGGCCCTGGTGGTACGTGCTGTGTGAAACAAAACCAGATGCATcagtttaaatatttaatttctcaTGTTATTATGCTAATTGTGtattttgaatgccccgttaaTTAGGTACAAGATATGGTCCAGGTCAGGGACAGGGAAATGGCAAACCACCTAAAAGTATGACAATAGCTGAGAGATATAAtcataaacacaacagaaatataTTTTGGATAAATCTTaagaattgttgttgtttttttagattATGGAGCAGGACCTGCTGGTACTGGGATAGGGCCTGGTGTCTACGGGACAGGACCAGGCGGAGCTGGTTCTCGGCCAGGAGGCTTTGGACCAGGAGGCTTCGGGCCAGGAGGCTTTGGaccaggaggtgttggtccaGGAGGCTTTGGACCAGGAGGTGTTGGACCAGGAGGCTTTGGACCAGGAGGTGTTGGACCAGGAGGCTTTGGACCAGGTGGGATTGGTCCTGGCACTACCAGCGGCGGTAGTTATGGACCAGGTGGAACTAGACCAGGTGGTTATGGACCTGGCACTGGTGGTATTGGCACAGGCCCAGCTGGCACGGGACCAGGAGGATTTGGCCCAGGTGGGATTGGTCCTGGCGCGACCGGTGGTGGTAGTTATGGACCAGGTGGCATCGGACCCGGTGGATATGGGCCCAGCACAGGACCAGGTGGCTATGgaccaggaggagcagggacTGGGCCTGGTATTTATACTCCTGGTGGGCAAGGACTGGGCAAGAATAAACCATCCAAATCAGGTAAGAGTTAAACAGGAAAAGTAGCATTTCATTATCttatatgtttgttttttaaatatgagGTATTTTTTTGTTACAGGCTATGGTGGAGCTGGCTTTGGACAAGGTTAGGAACTCGTTCTGTTTTGTATAGATGTGGCTATACAAATTAAATTTTATACCTTACAGGATGTAACACTGGTGTAtaatgatgtcacttcctctgcCGTTCCAGTGTAAAATTGAATGTAAAATACTGCTTAAATATCACTTCCTGAAAAGGTTTTAGTGAAAGAAACAAACCATAAAACTCCAGGATGATCTCAATATTACTGAGTAAATAGCTGCACTATGATCATGTTGTATTTTTATACTTAAACTAGGTACAGCAGTAGGACCTGGTGCCACAGGAACTGGGCCTGGTACATATGGACCTGGTGGTTTTGGTCCCGGGGGTGTTCGACCAGGTGGTACAGGAACGGGAACCGGAGGCTTtggaccaggaggagctggcatAGGAATAGGAGGATTcggaccaggaggagctggtaCAGGACCCGGAGGCTTcggaccaggaggagctggtaCAGGACCCGGAGGCTTcggaccaggaggagctggtaCAGGACCTGGAGGCTTTGGACCAGGAGGTGCTGGTACAGGACCTGGAGGCTttggacctggaggagctggtacAGGACCTGGAGGCTTTGGACCAGGAGGCGCTGGTACAGGACCTGGAGGCTTTGGACCAGGTGGTGCTGGCATAGCAACAGGCGGGTTTGGACCTGGAGGTGTAGGAAAAATTAAATCTAAATCCGGTAATTATTGACATCATAATAACTGCGATACCAATACTAAGTGTGTTGATGGTGGCATCACTCTTACATATATTTACAGTACATTTACAATAATGAATGAACATTGTTTTCAACCCAGGTTATGGAGCAGGATATGGAACAGGTGAGGGGCCCTTTAaaggctttgtgtgtgtggcgtaAAATTGTGGTCATTGAACTGTTTCTGTCAGGAGTTTTAGGAGGAGGCACCGGAGGTGGTCCTGCTGGAGTGGGACCTGGTGGCTTTGGtccaggaggtgctggaacCGGTGGCTTTGGtccaggaggtgctggaacCGGTGGCTTTGGACCAGGAGGTGCTGGAACCGGTGGTTTTGGCCCAGGAGGTGCAGGGACCGGTGGTTTTGGCCCAGGAGGTGCTGGAACTGGTGGCTTTGGTCCTGGAGGTGCTGGAACCGGTGGCTTTGGCCCAGGAGGTGCTGGAACCGGTGGCTTTGGTCCTGGAGGTGCTGGAACCGGTGGTTTTGGCCCAGGAGGTGCAGGGACCGGTGGTTTTGGCCCAGGAGGTGCTGGAACCGGTGGTTTTGGCCCAGGAGGTGCAGGGACCGGTGGTTTTGGCCCAGGAGGTGCTGGAACCGGTGGCTTTGGTCCTGGAGGTGCTGGAACCGGTGGTTTTGGCCCAGGAGGTGCAGGGACCGGTGGTTTTGGCCCAGGAGGTGCTGGAACTGGTGGCTTTGGTCCTGGAGGTGCTGGAACCGGTGGCTATGGCCCAGGAGGTGCTGGAACCGGTGGCTTTGGCCCAGGAGGTGCTGGAACCGGTGGCTATGGCCCAGGAGGTGCTGGAACCGGTGGCTTTGGCCCAGGAGGTGCTGGGACTGGCGGCTTTGGTCCAGGAAGCACTGGAATTGGTTCTGGTGGGTTTGGACCCGGTGGACAAGCACTGGGGAGTGGGAAGCCTCCTAAACCTGGCTATGGTTCATCATTAGGAGGAACTGGTTACAGACCAGGTAATATACACTATACAAAAATAATACATCTTAATGATGCTTACTTTTGTACATTTATACTGTCGCTGCCAATAAAATGATCTGTTTAATCTGTATTTTAAAAGATAGAAACTCTTTTGTAATTTAAACTTATCTGCAACCATCTATCtgatgcaggaggaggaatAGGAGGTGCCAGCGGCACTATACTAACAGGACCAGGAGTGGGAGGGGGCTCACAAGGTCAGTATAAAATAATTAACGTAGTATAAAATAATGAATATTATGATGCAATCATTTGGCGTGAGAATATCAGTGCACCGGCACGTAACTTTTAATATTTAGACCACTTTAAGGAAAACACCGCACCCTAGTGGTGGGAGTAGAGACGCGTCACAGTGATGTTGGCTGTAATGGGCCTGTTTCACCAACAGGGGGCGTCGGTCCAGGCTACGGCGGAGGGCAATATCCAGGTAAGCGATGATTATTACACTTAAAAACTGCAATTTTAGAAATTTCCCCTGATTTTTCCAAATACTGAAATGAAACTCTTTTTAGGGTCTGTAGGAGATGGACAGAAATGTGAGTAACAAATCATAAGCatgcattttatttcatattgTAGTGACCATAATGCAGAGAAATATAAAAAGCCCATTTTTGTGTTAAAATGTCTATGCCTTTAAAATCTATCATACAATGATATTACTGTAGCCCCAGAGTAAGAATAATAtgtgttttacatgtgtgtCCCTCAGCCATAGCACAGAAGGCAGCCAAATATGCAGCGCTCCAGGCTATACTGGGACCTGGAGGCAACAGAGGTAAATGACTACTTTGCAACAGAACAAGTAATATGCAACATCACTTGTGTGTGAACAACAATTGTCTGTGTCTTGCGTTTAGGTGTGGGCTGTCAGGGTAAATACTGCGGCCGGAGGAGGAAGTAAGAGAGACCAACAGAAAGGAAGCGACCtcattgaagaaaaaaaaaaaagcggtgCTATTGCATTAACCCAAATGGTAAATGTCTTGTAATCATTGCAGTTAAACCTTCAGCACATTCCAGATCAATTTTATACATGAAACTTTTGAAGATCAACAACTCCCAGCCTGCAATCAAAGACTACTTTTAAAACATGGCCACGTAATCTATACTTCTGTGGGCGATGGCTCCTTCGGACCTGTGTGCATGCCAACACTACGCTTTCTAAACGTTCTGCAAGGTCTCACCTTGTCGGGTCTCCTGTATTTATTAGGCTTACAGTGTAACAATATATCGGTCCAGATGATTctacagagacaaagacagaagcTATTTTGGGGTAAATGCAACAAAAGAGTCTTCACAAGTGGAATCTGTGTGGCATGTCAGGCTGGACGGTCTTTATCTGATTTCAGAAAAGCATTATAATTGTGCTCAGGCGCGAGGGGCCCGATGATCTGCGACTGTTAACACTCGTGATATTCTGCCACACTTTGCAAATTTAGAGGCACTGTTGTATTGTAGCTGAATTTCAGTAATAAATATTGATGTTAACTTTTATTTAACATGTAATTTTTTTTGAATTTTCATTATTCCAATGATGCATTCGATGAAGAAATTATCCAAATTAAATATGAGGTGATCGAAGGTCATGATGGCAATTGAATAGGCTTTTTATTTTGccttcttgttttgttttttcaatggGGGGGTGTTCATGTTTGCTAGTCTTTATAAATTAAGCTATTAAAAGCAAAAAACTCGATGCATTTATGACATTAAATGTTTGACTATGATATTGTGGGTGTGACTTTTAACAGTACTATAAAGAGAagtgctaactctaaccctgttTACTACATTTTCCTCAAATACGTGTAAACATGTAGTTTGTTGGGTCATTTGCAGCGAGTCCCTTCATTCAACTGAACTTTAACTCgtctctgttgtgttttgttcaACTTGCGTTTTAAACATCTGTCTTCAACGCGTGATAGAGGAAATTATTGCACTTTTGTATTCATCGAGACAACGCTGTCTAAAATAAAGAAGTTGCCTTTAACAAAATTGTGTTCCTTATTTAAGTGACGTAAAAGGGTCAACTACTGTATTTTTAACATGCAGAAAGTGGTGAAACAGCGTGGAAGCTGCAGAATTTAGATTGTTACAATGACGAATCTTTAATTTCCGTCTGGTCACGTTTAAAAAGAGAAGCAGGCAACCTGAGTTTTAACTCTAGTGCTTTAAATGAGCTCTCTATTGTTCGTTATGCGCGATGAATAGAGGGCTTTACTGTCAGGTCATGACGGTGCAGTAATTGGAGCGTTCATAAAGAGATTACGTATTCGATGACAGGAACAAGGCTCGTTTCAAACACGTGTGTTCCAGCACTTGGAAACACCATCACTGTTGGAAGCCTCTGCGGAGCAGTGTAAATCTGTCTTGCTGAGATCTGCACACGTCGAGTAGCTGCTGGGACGGATGAGTTTCCCAACAACCAGTAGGGGGAGCCTTGGTGTGGAGTCAGTAGGTCAGAGTTTTCTCTCGCCAAGATATCTTGCACGTTAGAACTCGAATACACAGGAAGCCTCTGAGCACATGAAGatagagagcaagagagagagagagagatagagaaagaGAAAGCTCTGCTAACAGTAACAGCGGAATACATGCCGGATCTTCCCGTGAACAGATGCAGCTAATAACCTCTCTCAAACTGGGTGGATCTCTCCTGATCGGCCAGTGAACCGAGAGTCGAGCATGTCACGACGGGACCAGAGGTTTCGCAGGGGGCTGAAGGGACGGTAAGAGCGACAGTTGgcggaatgtgtgtgtgtttacttggaCGAAGCAAAAGAAAGTGCATGAAAGTTAACTGTTTTCAACGGTACTTCCTCAAAGCATGACAGCCGCTATGAGTTAGCCCTATTCTCCTTTCACATGAACACGTAGCATTGTTTGTGAAGGCATGCGAGAAAAATGGATAAAGTCATCGACCGGCCTATTTTCACTTACATAAACCCACTGGGACCATATCCCCTTCAGACCAAAGCCATTAAAAACACATGATTAAAAACGACTGAGTTTATAAGACAgttcagcagaaaaacagaggaaattgTAGCGTGAGAACACAGCAGACTCTTGACATTTGACCTTGCATGTTGTCTTCCGTGACAGCAGCTGGGCTTTAATGTGTCCACGTCCAGTGTTTGACAGATATCAGATCATTCTTAAATAGGTGGTTTAAATGGCTTCAATGTATATCTGTGGATACAATAGTACCCTGCGCTTAAGAGATTTGCTGAGGCATTCCAAAAGTGATATGTTACAATCCCATTCCAATCCGAATAAAAGGTACTATTACAAAATAATTATCATATATTTTTGTTATATTAACAAAGTGTAATACATCGTCACTAAATCGCCCCCTAAACTATAAAATAATTCTGTTACTCTTGTGTGCTGGGTATCAATGTTTATTAAATTACATGGATATTGTAATGTACCTAAAATAACTATAAACCAAGTCACCAGTGCCTAAAACTAATAAGCAGCATATAaaaatagagaaataaaaggaGACCGGTAACAATAATACACACTCCGGATGAATGGCATAGGTGATGTTCACTGCCAGATGTTCAGGCATAATTGCAGATGTGGATGAAGAGTTCCACCTCCATTGCTGGTGGCACAATAACACAGACAGAAGGTCTAAATAACTCAGCTATGCAATGCATTCATTACCTAGTTATTTCCGCAGTAAAAATGATGATCAGCTGGACTAATGGGCCTTGTGGCGTTTCCTATAATACCGCGGCAGACGCAGGGGCAGACAAAACTTCCTGTCAGTAAGTGTATTTAATTGACTGAAGTGATGCTAAACAGGCACTGTGGCAATTACCTCCGAGAACCTGGTATTTTAACTGAATTGCTCAGAAAACACTGAGTTCGCTGAAGTTGATTCGACAAAGGAAAAAATGTGTTCCCCTACAAACTTGATTGAAGCCATTCATATTCAGCTCTTAGTTCTTTCCCCCCTCCGTCACAATAGCAAGGCCGCGGTTTTCAATCCCTATTGTAAAAGCTGCGTGCCATTAACAGCTGGGGAACATGGAGCTGTACCATGTCAGGAAGTCACCTCCCTCTCTGGCTGTAGATAAGGAAGTAGCTTTTCTGTTCAACAGAGGTGTTATTCTGCATTTGGTAGGAACCAGAGAGATAGTTTTGAAGGATTGAAAGGAAAATATGAAGACAATGAGGAAACGAGAAGCATCTGTGGAAATGCtggtatttttgtttcatcacgTAGGCCTTTAGTGCCTCTAATGAAATCTATGTTTTGTCAAGACCTGACCTATCAGTGACTCTCCATGTCTCATTTGGGAAGGTACGCTGGATATATCCGGAAGTCAGTacctccagactgaggctgctcaaatttaaaagaaaatccagcAGTCCATGTCcggttctcattcatccaggtcaagGTTATCCAAAGCTGATCTCAGGGAGCAGTTGGACTTGGTTAATAGTCTTGTAGATGTTTTGTCTCTTCTCCAAAAGGCTTCTTTTAACTAATgactagcatgctaatgatagCCAATGActatcattagcatgctaatgggcTATATTCAAGCTCTGGCTCCAGCCATTTGacaactgaagaagccttttaGAGATGTGAAACAACAGCTTCACCAAGTCCAGTTACTCCCTGAGATGAGTGCAGTGGCCCAGCAGTGCCACTTCCAAGGCCAGCAGCCCCAACAATGCTCACCCGGAGCTCGTAATTAATTAGGGAATCACAAAGAGATATCGGTGCTACAGAAGATGACGTTTTACAGTAATGCCGACCTGGTTGCATTCAACATGAGCCTGTGTTTAACCAACAAGCGGGTCGACTTTCCTCCGAAGTGTTGCGTGTAGGTCACCGATTGGGCTCATGTTACTGTATTGCATTTCTGTAGCACGTCTCCTTTTACAGCCTAAATTTAAACCTGCGTCCTCTCATCTTATTGTTTTGCAAAGCCTTTTGACCCCACTTCCTTCTGGGTTTCAGATGCTGTGAATGTAGCTGTATCCTGTCTCGCTGGTACTATGAAAAAGAGGGACAGCTGTTCTGCAAGAAGCACTACTGGGCCCGTTTCGGGGAACACTGCCATGGTTGCAAGGAGACCGTCACAACTGGACTCGTAATGGTAACAATCAGTAAAAGTCAGCTGTGAAACTGTTGCATGTTTCATGCAGCTatttatattttgtattttcaaagAGTGCGAACACCAAAGCCCACAAACTTTTGAGCCTATTCATAACTCTGCACATGGCCAACGGTAGTAAGCCGATCAATAGCTGGTGAAACCGTTAAAAAATAGCATTTCAATCGATCCCTCGAAGCCGACATTTGTTTCAATTTACAAGTGAGCATCAGAAACAAGTAGATTACACAGTAGATTACACACAATGGAAATTGGTCTGTCAAGAATGAAACACTTCTCCAGACCTCAGGATGCTGTCCCATTATCCAAGCATCCAAAGCCTTCCTGCCTTCTTGTTTCGTCATGTGGTGaaagaaaatgctgttttttcaaCTCTCATATCTCAGGAAATCATCTGAAAACATTCCAGTATTAAGAGGCCTTGTTAGAAGACTCTCATAGCAAAAAATGCACTTGATCTGATGGTTAAGCTCAATACGTCGACTGTTCCCCTTTTTGAAACAGGTTGCTGGAGAGCAAAAATACCACCCAGAATGTTTCACTTGTGTGCGCTGCGAAATGTTCATTGGAGACGGAGATAGCTACATACTCGTAGAACACACCAAGCTCTACTGGTAAGCCCAACATCAAAATAAGAAGGTACATGATTGCAGTTAAATGATTCATAAAGTAGAGCAAGCAcgtattttttcccctctctttaaTCCCTTTTCTGCAGTGGCAACTGTCTGTGTCAGGGTGTAGCGTCTTCTTCGCGGTCAGATTCTCCACTCACCAAAAGTCCACACATGGTGGCGCTGGTGTCCTTTCCTCCCTGTGCAGGTGGGCGGCGAGGCCTGATGATATCCACTGACCACAGCCAGGAGACGGGTCCTCTTGTCATGGTCACAAGGTGAGTCCCTGTATCCCAGGCACACTGTTCCTCTGGCCACGCCTAAACTTTAAACCGTCTCAGGTTGGACTCGGCTGTCCTCAGTAGCGACGCGCTGCTATCCGTGCATGCTGGGGACCGGATACTGGAGGTTAACGGTATTCCTGTCAGGAACATTACACAAGACGAGGTAGGATTCATATGATAGGACTCATACGCTAACGGTAGCTCTGCAAGAACGACTATAGCGCCATATCTTTTCCTCCAGATAAACTTTGTGATCCAGGACACAACCAAACCACTTCAACTGACCATCGAGCACAACCCGCAGTCTCACGACGACCTCCCTGGCTCAGACCATCCCCTCGACGACAGCAGTTCCACCGATGGCCCGGAGAAGCTTGGTTCAACCCACAAACTCCCCAGTCTGGAAGAAGAACCAAATCCCGGGCAGGAGAGCGAACCAATCAGGATCAGCCCCTTGCCTTCGCAGCGCAGAGGAAGCGTGGGAGTGCGGTCCAGACATATTATGTACGTGCAGACTGTACTTTCTTTACAGAACCATCCACAGCCACCTTCTGCTGACTCCGTTGTCTTTGTCAGGCGCAGCTGCAGCATCGACAATTGTCCCCTGTCCCCCGGTGCGCTCTCGCTGATATCTCAGAAGAGAGACATGGTTCGATCCGAATCGCTTCGCGCAGACTCTGGGGAACGCGCTCACCGCATCTTCAGGCCTTCAGACCTCATACACGGAGAGGTTCTGGGAAAGGGCTTCTTTGGACAGGCTGTCAAGGTACAACATTTGTTGCCTTTAAATATTGTGGATGAACTTTAACCTTCATTGTCActgacctgctccaggtaaCACATCAGGAGACAGgggaggtgatggtgatgaaggaattgataagGTTTGATGAGGAGACGCAGAAGACGTTCTTAAAGgaggtttgtgttttcagcGGGACTCTTTAAGGCTTTACAGCAAAGGAAACACTTGCACTTACATATTATTTGCTGAGGAATGAACACACGTGCTGTTAATCTCTGCAGGTGAAGGTGATGCGCTGTCTGGACCATCCCAATGTTTTGAAGTTCATCGGGCTGTTTTATAAAGACAAAAGAATAAACTTTGTGTCGGAATACATCCAGGGAGGGACTCTCAGAGACAAAATTGTGAAAATGGTAGGCTAAGTTTCTCAGAGACCTCTTTTGGGAATAATGCTAGACGCAGTAATGTGTTTGTTCATATTGCCTCCAAATCTTGCAGGATAAGGACTTTCCCTGGAAAATAAGGGTGGGTTATGCCAAAGACATTGCAGCTGGAATGGTGAGTCGCTGGCATTAATGCAAAATAAAGCATATATTTCAAATGTAGGCACCAACTGTCTTGAATTCATATAAACTCTCTATGTAAGGCCTatctgcactccatgaacgttATCCACCGAGATCTGAACTCACACAACTGTCTGGTCAGAGAGGTAAAACGGTTCTTTTATCCCATTCATTAAAACAATCGGACAAACAAAAATAGTAATAATGCAAATGGCTGCAATAGAAGTATATCTAAACATCACGCATCGACCAAATCCTCAAAAAGAAGAAACTCTTTTGGCATGCTTTGGTTAGAACCAATCCGTGGTGGTGGCAGATTTCGGGCTGGCCAGgctggtgatggaggagaagaataAGGGCAAAGCATCTTCTCTCGAACGCCCGGTGAAAGGAACACTGTCAGAACTCCGCAAACCTGACCGCAGGAAGCGTTACACGGTCGTAGGAAACCCCTACTGGATGGCGCCCGAGATGATAAATGGCAAGCGTCTAAACATCTAGAACAAGGATGGACACTAAACACAACCAACAAGTGTTATTGCAGAACACTAAAACTAAGACTCACACTTCCTCTGCCTTGCAGGGAAAAGTTATGACGAAAAGGTGGACATATTTTCCTTTGGAATCATGATATGTGAGGTAAGAGCCAGTGGTCAGGCAGGATGTTCCTCCACTGATGGCTACAGGTTAATCTTCTGACCGTCTCATCacatccctctctcttttttaagaTAATTGGACGGGTTAGCGCCGACCCCGACTACCTTCCACGTGCAAATGATTTTAGCCTCAATGTAGCCGGTTTCCTGCAGCAGTACCACACCCCAGACTGCCCCTCTTCATTCCTGCCATTGGCTGTCCTCTGCTGTGACATGGACGCTGAGAATCGGTAGGACGGTATTTGTTGTATTGTTTGTGCAAAAAAACAGCC
This window harbors:
- the elnb gene encoding elastin b isoform X2, which produces MARGTVVTYLHGVLLLALWKPSLQGGVYVPAGGATGTGAGTGGAGAGFGPGGAGTGLQPGGGAGPGTGGLGGYGGQGPQGLGPGGIRPGGVGPGGFGPGGVGPGGVGPGGFGPGGVGPGGVGPGGFGPGGVGPGGVGPGGFGPGGVGPGGVGPGGFGPGGVGPGGVGPGGFGPGKVGPGGVGPGGFGPGGVGPGGVGPGGFGPGGVGPGGFGPGGVGPGGFGPGGVGPGGVGPGGFGPGGVGPGGFGPGGVGPGGVGPGGFGPGGVGPGGVGPGGFGPGGVGPGGVGPGGFGPGGVGPGGVGPGGFGPGGTGPGGLRPGTFGPGGKPPKTGGYGNLGGVLGGFGTGPGGTGGGIGPGGFGPGGAGNYGTGPGGVGPGGQGTGGYGGYGPGGAGQYPGSGLKPPKTGGAGTSLGGTGYGPGGAGFGPGGSGVRPGGTGFGPGGAGIGPGGTGFGPGGAGIGPGGTGFGPGGAGIGPGGTGFGPGGTGFGPGGQGFGPGGAGVGPGGTGFRPGGAGVGPGGTGFGPGGAGVGPGGTGFGPGGAGVGPGGTGFGPGGAGVGPGGTGFGPGGAGFGPGGTGLGPGGVLPQTGGGTGGTTGGKASKLPGIVMPGPYQGGYVPGQAFGGRGILPGVAIGSGLGTQNGAGVLGQGGIGPGGTSNGRGQPLPGVIRGYPLISPKLGVGKANKSPAKVAAKYGIAAAGGLGGVLGIGAGPGSVGGIGPGGAGIGPGGTGYGPGLGVGPNAGGVGFGPGGLPAGGVLPGRTGFGPGGYGPGVGYGPGAGYGPGYGSGLKPAKYGYGSTGSVGAAGVVPGRDSSGGVVPGVVPGSGGTGTGGASTGPGTRTSPGGAGTSPGTSVNGTGSRGTTGQSGDGSVIEGSGSSGGDGGLGVTGRPGGAGGDGDGLGGTGIPIIALKPGANGTEVPGDGGTLPGARPLRPPGVPRGDTPGEGDGDGGPDGDRDRTGSRGPTGAAGGTGGTPTAGTGVRPGSGPGGSTIGGVGPGGGVAVGGSGGRGPALGAGGLPLGAGGVGGLKPGKNYGAGAFGILPTGGIRYPTGAGVGPGALKPGKVYGALGALGQGRVGPGTYGTGPGGYGTGPGGYGGRGVGPGGALGIGGVGPGGVGGGLGGLGRGPGGYGVGVGPGGTRYGPGQGQGNGKPPKNYGAGPAGTGIGPGVYGTGPGGAGSRPGGFGPGGFGPGGFGPGGVGPGGFGPGGVGPGGFGPGGVGPGGFGPGGIGPGTTSGGSYGPGGTRPGGYGPGTGGIGTGPAGTGPGGFGPGGIGPGATGGGSYGPGGIGPGGYGPSTGPGGYGPGGAGTGPGIYTPGGQGLGKNKPSKSGYGGAGFGQGTAVGPGATGTGPGTYGPGGFGPGGVRPGGTGTGTGGFGPGGAGIGIGGFGPGGAGTGPGGFGPGGAGTGPGGFGPGGAGTGPGGFGPGGAGTGPGGFGPGGAGTGPGGFGPGGAGTGPGGFGPGGAGIATGGFGPGGVGKIKSKSGYGAGYGTGVLGGGTGGGPAGVGPGGFGPGGAGTGGFGPGGAGTGGFGPGGAGTGGFGPGGAGTGGFGPGGAGTGGFGPGGAGTGGFGPGGAGTGGFGPGGAGTGGFGPGGAGTGGFGPGGAGTGGFGPGGAGTGGFGPGGAGTGGFGPGGAGTGGFGPGGAGTGGFGPGGAGTGGFGPGGAGTGGYGPGGAGTGGFGPGGAGTGGYGPGGAGTGGFGPGGAGTGGFGPGSTGIGSGGFGPGGQALGSGKPPKPGYGSSLGGTGYRPGGGIGGASGTILTGPGVGGGSQGGVGPGYGGGQYPGSVGDGQKSIAQKAAKYAALQAILGPGGNRGVGCQGKYCGRRRK